The nucleotide sequence GAGCAAGGCCACGGGTCAGCACGAGCTGCTCGGCATAGCGGCCCAGCTCCCCGGCCAGCTGACCGGCCGCGGGGGTCCGCTCGCTCGGCGGACCCAGCGCCTCGATCGCACCACCGGCCCATTCCAGCAACCGATCTCGGCAGTCCTCGGGGAAGCCCAGGAATTCGGGTACCACCGACATCGGCATCGCCTGCGCGAGATCTGCTACTCCATTGATGACCTCGCGTTCAGTGGCCTTCACCACCACCTGCTCGGCCAGTTGCTGGATCCGCTCACGTTCGCCGCGCAGCGCGCGAGGGGTGAGTCGATGCGCCACCACGGTCCTCAGGTGATCGTGGACGGGCTGGTCGCTGGCCAGCGTCGTGCCCCGGATCAGTTCGTTGGCGAATTCGTTGAAACCCACTCCCTCACCGGAACGAAACGTTCCCGCGTCGGCGAACACCGTCCGGACGTCGTCGTAGCGACCGACCGCGAGAACGTTCTGTGCTCCCAGCAGGACTACCGGCCCGAGGTCCCGGATCGCCCGGTAGTGGGGGTACGGATCTTCGATGGCGGCGCGGCTGAAGATATCCGGTTCGTAGATCGGGACAGCCATTTCTTGCCTCTCCTTGCGACGGGACGAAGACGCGCCGCGTTGTCGATATCCCACTCGTCGAAAACCGATTCGGTATTCGGATATGGCGACGATAGGGCATGATGGCCCCACGGGCAAGCGGTGCGGAGGAGGATTCGATGCGGGCGGTAGCAGCGAACGATCGTCCGACGTCCGGGCCTCCTCCCGACGGCGAGACTGACGGACCAGACGGACCAGACGGACCAGACGGAGTCGACGGAACAGACGGAGCTGACGGAGTCGAACCAGCTGACAGGGCTGATGCGATCGCAGCCAGCCGGTGGGTCCGGCTCCCCCAGCAGCAACGGGCCCGCCGCACCATCGAGCGGGTCCTGGACGCCGGCGCCGAACTGCTGGCCGAGTCGGGGTACGCGGGCTTCTCCATCAGCGAGGTCTGCCGGCGCAGCGCTGTCTCCCCGGGGGCTCTCTACGAACGGATCGACGGCGGCAAGGACGCGCTGTTCCTGGCCATCCACGAACGCGAACTGGCCAGGATGACCGCTGGCATCAACGTCTTCATCGACGGCGCGCGCTGGTCGGCACTCAGCTCCGAGGACCTGGTGACGGAGGTGGTGCACGAGCTGGGACGGCACTACCTGGGCGACGAGCGCCTTCTCAAGGTCTTCATCCTGCGCGCGGCCGTCGATGAACGGACCCGCATCCAGGGCTCTGCCGCCGGTCGTCGTCTGGAGATGGCGGTCACCTCGCTACTGCTCCGGAGGGCGAAGGACTACCCGCACCCGGATCCGTCCGCCGCCGTGCTCACGGCCTACCGGGTGGTGGTGGATTCGCTTTCCTGGCGGATCGCGTTCGGCGTCGACCATGCCTCGGTCCAGGAGCAGACGGCGCAGGACTGGCTGGAGCGGCTCACCGCAGTGGCCCGTGGATACCTGCTCGGGCCGCCGGGCTGACTGCTCCCCCGGAGCAGCGATCTCATCGGCTGCTCCCGACTACCGCTCCCGATTGCTCCTTGCCTGATCCCTCCCTTGTCACCGTTCCCGTTTCCGGGACCGGACCCGGGCGGCGGGTATCCCCGGGACCGAAATCCCTGGAACGACGGTGTTCTCGATGGTGCCGATGCCCTCGACCGTCATCCGCACGCGGTCACCGGGCTTCAGCGGCGGCGGGTCGACGCGGCCGTTGCGGCCCCACAGTTCGCCGAGACAGCCGCCGTTGCCGCACGTTCCGGACCCCAGCACATCACCGGCCCGCACCCAGGTTCCGCGCGAGGCGTAGGCGACCAGATCCTCGAACGGCCAGCCCATGTTGGAGAGCAGATCCTGTCCGATCAGCTCGTCGTTGACCCAGACCCGCATGTCCAGAGCGAGAAACCCGTCACCATCGACGAACTCGTCCAGCTCGTCGGCGGTGACCAACCAGGGGCCGAGGGTACTGGCCGAGTCCTTGCCCTTCGCCGGGCCCAGGTTGACCTTCATCTCCCGCCGCTGCAGATCGCGCGCCGACCAGTCGGAGGATCGTGTATCCGAAGATGTGCTCCCGCGCCTGCCCGGGGCTCAGGGACGTTCCGTCCGTTCCGATCACCGCTGCGACCTCCAGCTCGAAGTCCAGCAGTTCCGATCCGGGAGGCACTGCGACGTCGTCGTGGGCACCGACCAGCGCATAGGGATTGGTGAAGTAGAAAGTCGGCGCCTCGTACCATTCCGGTGCCACTCCGGACCCGCCGCTGACGCTGGCCACCACCCCCTCCACATGTTCCTCGAAGGCCACGAAGTCCCGGATCGTCGGTGGCTGCAACGGTGGAAGGAGCCGCACTTCGGCCAACGGGATTCCCGGGCCCTGCACGGCCTGCGTGCCCGCGTCGATGGCGTCGGGCTGACCGGCCCGGACCAGGTCGAGCACCGTCCGGCCGTCGGTGAGGGGATGCATCGAGTCTGCGGAGACCACCCCCGCCCTGACGACCCCCTCGTATTCGTAGGTCGCGAATTTCATCGCCGGCTACACCGGGGGGGCCACGAACAGGCCCTTGTCGGGGTCGTTGAACGACTTCCGGGCCACGAACTCGTCCATCGCGTTGGCGGTCCCCCACTGGTCGGAGACCTCGGGATCGGAGAAGTCGTGCATGGACGGGTGCCAGGTGTCCTCGTCCAGTCGTTCGAGTTCGGTGGTGTATTCGATGGTGTTGCCGTGGGGATCGAGGAAGTAGCT is from Nakamurella sp. PAMC28650 and encodes:
- a CDS encoding cytochrome P450 is translated as MAVPIYEPDIFSRAAIEDPYPHYRAIRDLGPVVLLGAQNVLAVGRYDDVRTVFADAGTFRSGEGVGFNEFANELIRGTTLASDQPVHDHLRTVVAHRLTPRALRGERERIQQLAEQVVVKATEREVINGVADLAQAMPMSVVPEFLGFPEDCRDRLLEWAGGAIEALGPPSERTPAAGQLAGELGRYAEQLVLTRGLAPGSLGEDLLTSADTGKITVEQCPALLLDYFGPSLETTISALGSALDLFSQHPDQWALLREDPSLVGGAFNEVVRLESPLRTFTRVTSGPTVLDGTPVPDGARVAVLYASANRDERRWDDPEKFDILRDNADHLGLGYGVHACAGQGLARLVFAAVITALAARVARIEPAGEPVRVVNSLLRAYRSLPLRLVAG
- a CDS encoding TetR/AcrR family transcriptional regulator, with product MRAVAANDRPTSGPPPDGETDGPDGPDGPDGVDGTDGADGVEPADRADAIAASRWVRLPQQQRARRTIERVLDAGAELLAESGYAGFSISEVCRRSAVSPGALYERIDGGKDALFLAIHERELARMTAGINVFIDGARWSALSSEDLVTEVVHELGRHYLGDERLLKVFILRAAVDERTRIQGSAAGRRLEMAVTSLLLRRAKDYPHPDPSAAVLTAYRVVVDSLSWRIAFGVDHASVQEQTAQDWLERLTAVARGYLLGPPG